A section of the Phaseolus vulgaris cultivar G19833 chromosome 8, P. vulgaris v2.0, whole genome shotgun sequence genome encodes:
- the LOC137823808 gene encoding LOW QUALITY PROTEIN: RING-H2 finger protein ATL67 (The sequence of the model RefSeq protein was modified relative to this genomic sequence to represent the inferred CDS: inserted 1 base in 1 codon), whose product MQQMKPSPTLYPSQMENLYSLLLLRLXSSSSSSPCSSSSFSFSSSCSSSSFPFPMSPSIPSPHFTHLGLGYSIAIALAFLFLLSTLLLSSYLCCRATRHRNQTTAVATAAANPSDGVVLPRVIFVAEDDEEDEEASVALGLDQSVINSYPRFQFDRGSARNSNGNNNTCSICLCEYKDSEMLRMMPECRHFFHLCCLDSWLRLRGSCPVCRNSPLPTPLSTPLQEVVPLSQYAADRRRSR is encoded by the exons ATGCAGCAGATGAAGCCCTCACCCACCCTTTACCCTTCCCAAATGGAGAATCTctattctcttcttcttcttcgtc cttcttcttcttcttcttctccttgttcttcttcctccttctcattttcttcttcttgttcttcCTCTTCCTTCCCTTTCCCCATGTCCCCTTCCATTCCCTCCCCTCACTTCACCCACCTTGGCCTTGGCTACTCCATCGCCATAGCCCTTGCCTTTCTCTTCCTCCTCTCCACCCTCCTCCTCTCCTCCTACCTCTGCTGCCGCGCCACCCGACACCGCAACCAGACAACCGCCGTCGCAACCGCCGCCGCCAACCCCTCCGACGGGGTTGTCCTGCCACGGGTCATCTTCGTGGCGGAGGACGATGAGGAGGACGAGGAGGCCAGCGTGGCGCTGGGGCTGGACCAGAGCGTGATTAATTCCTACCCCAGGTTCCAGTTCGACAGGGGCAGCGCGCGGAATAGTAACGGCAATAACAACACGTGCTCCATATGTTTGTGCGAGTACAAGGATTCGGAGATGCTGAGGATGATGCCCGAGTGCCGCCATTTCTTCCACCTCTGCTGCCTCGATTCCTGGCTCAGACTCAGAGGCTCCTGCCCCGTTTGCCGCAACTCCCCGCTCCCGACGCCGCTCTCCACGCCGCTGCAGGAGGTGGTGCCGCTCTCTCAGTACGCCGCCGATAGAAGGCGAAGTaggtga